The following are from one region of the Leucobacter sp. Psy1 genome:
- the recN gene encoding DNA repair protein RecN — MLEEIRIRDLGVIADTTLSLGPGFTAITGETGAGKTMVVTALGLLMGERSDAGAVRSGAAQARVSGVVHTADPEVTDLVEDLGGDVEEGALVLARTVSAEGRSRANVGGTNAPVGSLAKLAERLFAVHGQSEQLRLRSTAAQRDTLDRFGGAELAEVLAAYRTAHRERRELSAEAEAITTARDERAAEAARLRAEVEEISAVDPQAGEEDELTRRIELLTNVEELRAATATAHEAIASDSDDPFSQDAATLVGTAERELERVSAHDPRLAAVLETLRQATMQLGDAARELAAYASDLDEEGPGELASANERLAALTGLFRLYGADSEAVIAYAAEGAQRLAELEGDDERVEQLTAQVAAAAEREHDLAERLTALRTAAAASLSELVTNELRELALPDARFSVGVESTDLGASGADEVRFLLQPHPGSDPRPVAKTASGGELSRVMLALEVVVAQVDPVPTFVFDEVDAGVGGAAAIEIGRRLQRLARSSQVIVVTHLAQVAAFANNHLRVVKDSAGGFTESSCTALAGENRLAEMARLLSGLSTSESALDHAAELLELGASE; from the coding sequence ATGCTTGAGGAGATCAGGATCCGCGACCTCGGCGTCATCGCCGACACGACGCTCTCGCTGGGCCCGGGATTCACCGCGATCACGGGTGAGACCGGCGCGGGCAAGACGATGGTCGTCACCGCTCTGGGCCTGCTCATGGGCGAGCGGAGCGATGCGGGAGCCGTGCGGTCGGGTGCCGCTCAGGCGCGGGTCAGCGGGGTCGTGCACACGGCGGACCCCGAAGTGACGGACCTGGTGGAGGATCTCGGCGGCGACGTCGAGGAGGGCGCGCTCGTACTCGCCCGCACCGTCAGCGCCGAGGGGCGGAGTCGCGCGAACGTCGGCGGCACCAACGCACCGGTCGGCAGCCTGGCGAAACTCGCCGAGCGCTTGTTCGCGGTGCACGGCCAGTCCGAGCAGTTGCGACTCAGGAGCACGGCTGCCCAGCGCGACACCCTCGACCGCTTCGGGGGAGCCGAGCTCGCCGAGGTCCTCGCCGCATACCGCACGGCTCATCGCGAACGGCGGGAGCTCAGCGCCGAGGCCGAGGCCATCACGACCGCGCGCGACGAGCGCGCCGCGGAGGCGGCGCGTCTGCGCGCCGAGGTCGAGGAGATCTCGGCCGTCGACCCGCAGGCGGGGGAAGAGGATGAACTCACCCGTCGTATCGAGTTGCTGACGAACGTCGAGGAGCTGCGCGCCGCCACGGCGACGGCTCACGAAGCCATCGCGAGCGACTCGGACGACCCGTTCAGCCAGGACGCCGCGACGCTCGTCGGAACGGCCGAACGCGAACTCGAGCGGGTTTCGGCGCATGACCCGAGGCTCGCAGCGGTGCTCGAAACGCTCCGCCAGGCGACCATGCAACTGGGCGACGCCGCACGCGAGCTGGCCGCATACGCGAGCGACCTCGATGAGGAGGGGCCGGGAGAACTCGCGAGCGCGAACGAGCGACTCGCGGCGCTCACAGGGCTCTTCCGCCTGTACGGCGCGGACTCCGAGGCGGTCATCGCTTATGCCGCGGAGGGCGCGCAGCGCCTCGCCGAACTCGAGGGGGACGATGAGCGCGTCGAGCAGTTGACGGCGCAGGTCGCCGCAGCCGCCGAGCGCGAACACGACCTGGCGGAGCGGTTGACGGCGCTCCGCACCGCGGCAGCGGCGTCGCTGTCGGAACTCGTCACCAATGAACTCCGCGAGCTCGCGCTTCCGGACGCCCGATTCTCCGTCGGTGTGGAGTCGACGGACCTCGGCGCCTCGGGCGCAGACGAAGTGCGGTTTCTGCTGCAGCCCCACCCAGGCTCCGATCCGCGCCCCGTGGCGAAGACGGCGTCGGGCGGTGAACTGTCGCGGGTGATGCTCGCCCTCGAGGTCGTCGTCGCCCAGGTGGACCCGGTGCCCACGTTCGTCTTCGACGAGGTCGACGCCGGCGTCGGCGGTGCCGCCGCCATCGAGATCGGTCGCCGTCTGCAGCGGCTCGCGCGGAGCTCGCAGGTGATCGTCGTGACCCACCTGGCGCAGGTCGCCGCGTTCGCGAACAACCACCTGAGGGTCGTGAAGGACTCGGCGGGAGGCTTCACGGAGTCGAGTTGCACGGCGCTCGCTGGAGAGAATCGCCTCGCCGAGATGGCGCGGCTCCTGTCCGGGCTCAGCACGTCGGAGAGCGCACTCGACCACGCCGCCGAGCTGCTGGAGCTGGGCGCGTCGGAATAG
- a CDS encoding AI-2E family transporter yields MMRIRRLLRRESGESGEGRIPSDGRATPAERAAYLDTHPEVVHADVESMDTETRAMYRDAREAAAEAADEAASERAARPFWVRNPFQLGFTITLGVLIALLVGGMVAELSAVIMYVVAALFIALGLNPVVSWFERRRVKRPVGIAIVFLGFIVIIAGVIALVAPMIARQISLLIRSAPTLVGDISAQDWFRDVNQRFGQFIDFDGLLDMGQGLLTDPDNWAQVAGGVWQAGLGIANGVTAAIIVLILTLYFLASLRQMKRGFYSLVPRSGRAKVIDITEQVTKSVGGYVSGMVILATLNATLGFIMMTIVGVPFAGLVAVVVFLLALIPLIGSVAATVLVTLVALIDSPTAAITAAIYYVIYMQVEAYFLTPRIMNRVMSVPGALVVIGALAGGTLLGLLGALIAIPITAMVLMIVKQVWVPRQELR; encoded by the coding sequence ATGATGAGGATTCGGCGCCTGCTCCGGAGGGAATCCGGAGAGAGCGGGGAGGGGCGCATCCCCTCGGACGGGCGGGCGACGCCCGCTGAGCGCGCCGCCTACCTCGATACCCACCCCGAGGTCGTTCACGCCGACGTCGAGTCGATGGACACCGAGACGCGTGCGATGTACCGCGATGCGCGGGAGGCCGCAGCGGAGGCGGCCGACGAGGCGGCCAGCGAGCGCGCGGCACGGCCGTTCTGGGTGCGGAATCCGTTCCAGCTGGGATTCACGATCACGCTCGGTGTGCTGATCGCGCTCCTCGTCGGCGGCATGGTCGCGGAGTTGAGCGCCGTCATCATGTACGTCGTCGCCGCCCTCTTCATCGCGCTCGGCTTGAACCCCGTCGTCAGCTGGTTCGAGCGGCGGCGTGTGAAGCGTCCGGTCGGCATCGCGATCGTCTTCCTCGGGTTCATCGTGATCATCGCCGGAGTGATCGCCCTCGTCGCCCCCATGATCGCGCGACAGATTTCGCTCCTCATCCGGAGCGCTCCGACCCTCGTCGGCGACATCAGTGCGCAGGACTGGTTCAGGGACGTCAATCAGCGGTTCGGTCAGTTCATCGACTTCGACGGTCTGCTCGACATGGGGCAGGGACTCCTGACCGATCCCGATAACTGGGCGCAGGTCGCCGGCGGCGTCTGGCAGGCGGGGCTCGGCATCGCCAACGGGGTGACGGCCGCGATCATCGTCCTGATCCTGACCCTCTACTTCCTCGCGTCGCTGCGACAGATGAAGCGCGGTTTCTACTCGCTCGTGCCCCGGTCAGGGCGGGCCAAGGTGATCGACATCACGGAGCAGGTCACGAAGTCGGTCGGCGGTTACGTCAGCGGCATGGTGATCCTCGCGACGCTGAACGCGACGCTCGGCTTCATCATGATGACCATCGTCGGAGTGCCGTTCGCCGGCCTCGTGGCGGTCGTGGTTTTCCTGCTCGCACTGATCCCGCTCATCGGCTCGGTCGCGGCGACGGTGCTGGTGACCCTTGTGGCGCTGATCGACTCGCCGACGGCAGCCATCACTGCGGCGATCTACTACGTGATCTACATGCAGGTCGAGGCATACTTCCTTACCCCGCGCATCATGAACCGGGTGATGTCGGTGCCTGGAGCGCTCGTCGTCATCGGGGCGCTCGCCGGCGGCACGCTGCTCGGACTGCTCGGCGCACTCATCGCGATCCCGATCACCGCGATGGTCCTGATGATCGTCAAACAGGTGTGGGTGCCGCGTCAGGAACTGCGGTGA
- a CDS encoding CTP synthase, with translation MGAEQNADQRKTTKHIFVTGGVVSSLGKGLTAASLGNLLTARGLHVVMQKLDPYLNVDPGTMNPFQHGEVFVTDDGAETDLDIGHYERFLGINLSQAANVTTGQIYSTVIAKERRGEYLGDTVQVIPHITNEIKRRMRLQAEEDPRPDVIITEVGGTVGDIESQPFLESARQVRHELGRNNVIFVHVSLVPFMGASGEQKTKPTQHSVATLRSIGIQPDALVLRSDRPVTDDNLRKIALMCDVDEGAVVNAVDVPSIYDLPRLFNDQGLDQTVVEHLGLAEQAPAVDWTNWQPVLDAVHHPRGEITVGLVGKYIDLPDAYLSVSEALRAGGFAHATKVNLKWVPSDACETPEGALEHLGDLHAICVPGGFGVRGIEGKLGALRFARENGIPTLGLCLGMQCMVIEYARNVAGLEGASSSEFDPETPIPVIATMAEQAQHIDGGDLGGTMRLGLYEAELAEGSLAAELYGASSASERHRHRYEVNNAYRDEIASAGLAFSGTSPDRQLVEYVELPRDRHPFYIGTQAHPELRSRPGTPHPLFAGLVAAGIERREAARLFND, from the coding sequence GTGGGAGCAGAGCAGAACGCGGATCAGCGTAAGACGACCAAGCACATCTTCGTCACGGGGGGTGTGGTCTCCTCGCTCGGCAAGGGCCTCACCGCCGCGAGTCTGGGCAACCTGCTCACCGCGCGCGGGCTGCACGTCGTGATGCAGAAGCTCGATCCGTATCTGAACGTCGATCCGGGCACCATGAACCCGTTCCAGCACGGCGAGGTCTTCGTCACCGACGATGGTGCCGAGACGGACCTGGATATCGGGCACTACGAACGCTTCCTCGGCATCAATCTGTCGCAGGCTGCGAACGTGACGACCGGACAGATCTACTCCACCGTGATCGCGAAGGAGCGCCGCGGCGAATACCTCGGCGACACGGTGCAGGTGATTCCCCACATCACGAACGAGATCAAGCGGCGAATGCGGCTGCAGGCGGAGGAAGATCCGCGCCCCGACGTCATCATCACCGAGGTGGGCGGAACGGTCGGCGACATCGAGTCCCAGCCGTTCCTCGAGTCCGCTCGCCAGGTGCGCCACGAGCTGGGCCGGAACAACGTGATCTTCGTCCACGTCTCGCTCGTGCCCTTCATGGGCGCGTCTGGCGAGCAGAAGACCAAGCCGACGCAGCACTCGGTCGCGACGCTGCGATCGATCGGTATTCAGCCCGATGCGCTCGTGCTGCGCAGCGATCGTCCCGTCACCGACGACAACCTCCGCAAGATCGCGCTTATGTGCGATGTCGATGAGGGCGCGGTCGTGAACGCCGTCGACGTGCCGAGCATCTACGACCTGCCCCGCCTCTTCAACGATCAGGGCCTCGACCAGACGGTGGTCGAGCACCTCGGCCTCGCCGAGCAGGCTCCCGCTGTGGACTGGACGAACTGGCAGCCGGTGCTCGACGCCGTGCATCACCCGCGCGGCGAGATCACCGTCGGCCTCGTCGGCAAGTACATCGATCTGCCCGACGCTTACCTCTCGGTGAGCGAAGCATTGCGTGCCGGCGGGTTCGCCCACGCCACGAAGGTGAATCTGAAGTGGGTGCCATCGGACGCGTGCGAGACTCCGGAGGGAGCCCTCGAGCACCTCGGCGATCTGCACGCGATCTGCGTGCCTGGCGGATTCGGCGTGCGCGGCATCGAGGGCAAGCTCGGCGCCCTCCGTTTCGCCCGGGAGAACGGAATCCCGACGCTCGGCCTCTGCCTCGGAATGCAGTGCATGGTGATCGAGTACGCGCGCAACGTCGCCGGCCTCGAAGGCGCTTCGTCATCCGAGTTCGATCCGGAGACCCCGATCCCGGTCATCGCGACGATGGCCGAGCAGGCCCAGCACATCGACGGAGGCGACCTCGGCGGCACGATGCGGCTCGGGCTCTACGAGGCTGAGCTGGCGGAGGGGTCACTCGCCGCAGAGCTGTACGGGGCTTCGTCTGCGAGCGAGCGGCACCGCCACCGCTACGAGGTGAACAACGCGTATCGCGATGAGATCGCCTCCGCTGGGCTCGCGTTCTCCGGTACGAGCCCCGACCGGCAGCTCGTCGAGTATGTGGAGCTGCCGCGGGATCGCCACCCGTTCTACATCGGCACCCAGGCGCACCCCGAGCTCCGGTCGCGCCCCGGAACGCCGCACCCGCTGTTCGCCGGGCTCGTCGCAGCCGGCATCGAGCGGCGCGAGGCCGCCCGTCTGTTTAACGACTAG
- a CDS encoding NUDIX domain-containing protein translates to MTDAAAEPLISDAPAPEIEVLQSEVIARGAVWDVRRDRFAFGDAELVRDYVDHTGVAAVLGIDEQDRILLLRQYRHPIGTRDWEIVAGLMDVDGESALTGARRELAEEADLAADRWDILADVCSSPGGSTEAVRIFLARHLRPIEHDYVREGEEAEIEVRWIPLDDAVEAVLAGRVQNSTTMIAVLAASAARAAGWSTLRPADAPWERRDAVRGERSRSRA, encoded by the coding sequence GTGACCGACGCCGCAGCCGAGCCCCTCATCTCCGACGCACCCGCTCCCGAGATCGAGGTGCTGCAGTCCGAGGTCATCGCCCGTGGCGCCGTCTGGGATGTGCGGAGGGACCGGTTCGCGTTCGGCGATGCCGAGCTCGTGCGCGACTACGTGGATCACACCGGAGTCGCCGCAGTGCTCGGGATCGACGAGCAGGATCGGATCCTGCTGCTTCGCCAGTACCGTCACCCCATCGGCACCCGTGATTGGGAGATCGTCGCCGGGCTGATGGATGTCGACGGCGAGTCCGCGCTGACCGGTGCGCGACGCGAACTGGCCGAGGAGGCCGACCTTGCGGCGGATCGCTGGGACATCCTCGCCGATGTGTGCTCGAGCCCTGGCGGCAGCACCGAAGCCGTGAGGATCTTCCTGGCCCGTCACCTCCGTCCCATCGAGCACGACTACGTGCGCGAGGGAGAGGAAGCGGAGATCGAGGTGCGCTGGATCCCGCTCGACGACGCCGTTGAAGCCGTGCTCGCAGGACGGGTGCAGAACTCGACGACGATGATCGCGGTGCTCGCGGCATCCGCTGCGCGTGCGGCGGGCTGGTCCACGCTGCGGCCCGCCGACGCCCCGTGGGAGCGTCGTGACGCCGTGCGGGGTGAGCGATCCCGCAGCCGGGCGTGA